A section of the Macadamia integrifolia cultivar HAES 741 chromosome 9, SCU_Mint_v3, whole genome shotgun sequence genome encodes:
- the LOC122088753 gene encoding cytokinin riboside 5'-monophosphate phosphoribohydrolase LOG8-like isoform X1, with protein MGKFKTVCVFCGSKSGNRKIFSDAALDLGRELVERKMDLIYGGGSIGLMGLVSETVFNGGCNVLGVIPTALISHEISGRAVGQVLVVSDMHERKAEMSHRADAFVAIPGGYGTMEELLEVITWSQLGIHNKPVGLLNVDGYYDCLLGLFDKGVEEGFIKPSARDIVVSAENPRELIEKMEEYTPMHDQGTASTSWKVEAPAGSTS; from the exons atggggaaGTTCAAAACGGTTTGTGTCTTCTGTGGAAGTAAATCAGGGAATAGAAAAATATTCAGTGATGCAGCCCTTGATCTTGGAAGAGAACTG GTGGAAAGAAAGATGGATCTGATTTATGGAGGAGGAAGTATTGGGCTTATGGGTTTGGTGTCTGAGACTGTTTTCAATGGTGGATGTAATGTTCTTGG AGTTATTCCAACAGCTCTTATTTCACACGAG ATATCAGGCCGTGCAGTGGGTCAAGTATTAGTTGTCTCAGACATGCATGAACGTAAGGCTGAGATGTCTCACCGTGCTGATGCTTTCGTCGCAATTCCGG GAGGATATGGAACCATGGAGGAGTTGCTTGAGGTGATAACATGGTCTCAGCTTGGAATCCACAATAAACCA GTTGGTCTTCTAAATGTTGATGGATATTATGACTGCTTGCTTGGACTTTTCGACAAAGGCGTTGAGGAAGGTTTCATAAAACCCTCTGCAAGGGATATTGTAGTCTCTGCTGAGAACCCCCGAGAGCTGATAGAGAAAATGGAG GAATACACGCCAATGCATGACCAAGGAACAGCTAGTACAAGCTGGAAAGTGGAAGCACCTGCTGGTTCCACCTCTTGA
- the LOC122088753 gene encoding probable cytokinin riboside 5'-monophosphate phosphoribohydrolase LOGL1 isoform X2, with product MGKFKTVCVFCGSKSGNRKIFSDAALDLGRELVERKMDLIYGGGSIGLMGLVSETVFNGGCNVLGVIPTALISHEISGRAVGQVLVVSDMHERKAEMSHRADAFVAIPGGYGTMEELLEVITWSQLGIHNKPVGLLNVDGYYDCLLGLFDKGVEEGFIKPSARDIVVSAENPRELIEKME from the exons atggggaaGTTCAAAACGGTTTGTGTCTTCTGTGGAAGTAAATCAGGGAATAGAAAAATATTCAGTGATGCAGCCCTTGATCTTGGAAGAGAACTG GTGGAAAGAAAGATGGATCTGATTTATGGAGGAGGAAGTATTGGGCTTATGGGTTTGGTGTCTGAGACTGTTTTCAATGGTGGATGTAATGTTCTTGG AGTTATTCCAACAGCTCTTATTTCACACGAG ATATCAGGCCGTGCAGTGGGTCAAGTATTAGTTGTCTCAGACATGCATGAACGTAAGGCTGAGATGTCTCACCGTGCTGATGCTTTCGTCGCAATTCCGG GAGGATATGGAACCATGGAGGAGTTGCTTGAGGTGATAACATGGTCTCAGCTTGGAATCCACAATAAACCA GTTGGTCTTCTAAATGTTGATGGATATTATGACTGCTTGCTTGGACTTTTCGACAAAGGCGTTGAGGAAGGTTTCATAAAACCCTCTGCAAGGGATATTGTAGTCTCTGCTGAGAACCCCCGAGAGCTGATAGAGAAAATGGAG TGA